The bacterium genome segment TCTCTGGATTATCCCAACCTTGGGGCTGCGCCGGGTAGTTACGTTTTCGAGAAATAGCATTTCTGGAAAGTAGCCTGCCCAAGTGTGCACTTAGGCTCGGTTGTTTGCTAGAGTGCCACCTGTGCAAAAGGTGGTGCGATCTGGCATTCAATAGCTCGTAAAATTGAAGTCGGAACATTGGCCAGCAACCGATCGATATTAAAGTGTAAAGCGGTGAATTCATGACAGAGGAATTGACGACTACTCCCAGAACAGAGCCTAAAGGATCAGCACTGGATCTGCTACACATCGTCCGTATTAATGAGGAAATAAAAGCCGTTGTTGCAGTTGCCTTCAAAATCAATATCATGGCCTTGAATGCAATATTTCTCGCCAAGCGTGCGGGCACAGCAGCACTCGGTTTTGGTGTACTTTCCAACGAACTGCGAAGCTTTTCAGGGCAGTTACGTGAAACCATGCTATCGCTCAACGGATTAATTCACGATTCAGTGGCCGAGGTTTCCGTATTGCTGCTGGACTCGCGTTACAGCGGTATTTTTGCGGCAGCCGCCGCACAGGCTCCTTCAAGTGCTCGAATGCGAGCGGTACTTGAGCATCGCGAGTCGCGCACGGCGGAATATCGTGCGAAACTTTCAATTTTACGGCGTTCATTGCGCTCTTCGGTGGAAGACGCTTTCCGTCTGGTTGAGCTAGGTGGCGTCCTGGCCAAGTCGGCGAAAATTGAAGCTGCTTATGGCGCTGCTTTTTCTGTTTCGCTGTCTCAAGTATCCAGCGAGTCTGATGGCATCGTCGAGGAAATTCGCGGTTCGCTCGATACTTTGCGTAAATCCAGGTTCTTCAGAGGTTGACCATGAAAACAACACAAACGATTTTCCAGGACGGCGACCACAAATGGGTTGCCATCGTTCGCGATCCGGCTCGTCCGGACTACTTGGTCGATACCAATGGATATCTGGTGACCCATGGCGGGCAGGGGATGCTGGTGGATCCCGGTGGCCTGGAAGTGTTTCCGGCGGTCTTTTCAGCGGTGGCTACCGAGTTCGATCCGTCTGCCATCTCCTCGATATTTGCTTCGCACCAAGATCCCGACGTAATTTCGTCGTTGGCCTTGTGGCTTGAGTTTAATCCGCAAATGCGTTGCCATATTAGTTGGCTATGGGCCAGCTTTATCCCCCATTTTGGTGGAAACGCGAGTACTTTTGCCGTAATTCCCGA includes the following:
- a CDS encoding chemotaxis protein, whose amino-acid sequence is MTEELTTTPRTEPKGSALDLLHIVRINEEIKAVVAVAFKINIMALNAIFLAKRAGTAALGFGVLSNELRSFSGQLRETMLSLNGLIHDSVAEVSVLLLDSRYSGIFAAAAAQAPSSARMRAVLEHRESRTAEYRAKLSILRRSLRSSVEDAFRLVELGGVLAKSAKIEAAYGAAFSVSLSQVSSESDGIVEEIRGSLDTLRKSRFFRG